CAACTCGCAAGCAATCAGAATCATTGAATTGTGCGAGCGAGTCAGGAGATAACATCGCCAGACAGCCTTCACCGAATTTGTCCTCCAAAAAATACGGCCACACGTCATTGATTTCGTTAAAGTCAACGTGGATGCAAGCCCATGTCTCAAATTGGTTGGCAACCCGCATTAATTCCCGCATGAATTGATCCACGCCGTTGTAGCACTCGCTCAAGTTTAATTTTGAATCACTGGCCGCTTGTTTTTGACAACTGAGCCATAGCGATAGCGCAGACGCGAATATGGCGGCGGGATCCGGATGTATGGTGGCAGACTCAATTTTATGATTCATAACCCGGCATATACACCTGGCCTGGTTTGCCAACTCGGGCAAGATTTTTCAGCTTCTATTTTTACAACACATCGGCCAGCCTGACCGCATGACAAAAGCTCCATCTGTGAAATGGACGCGCGAACATTTGCTGATTGCTTTGAATCTTTACTGCAAATTGCCGTTCGGCAGCTTTGACAGCAACAATGTGGTGGTGAAAGAAGTTGCCGCCAAGATGGGGCGAACCCCAAACAGTCTGGCAATGAAGCTCAGCAATCTTGCCTCACTCGATCCGGTTCAACGAGCCCGTGGAATCAAAGGGCTTGACGGTGCGTCCAAGCAAGATCAACTGATGTGGGATGAATTTCAGGGCAATCTTCCGATGCTAGGCGTGGAAAGCGAGCAATTGCTGCACGATTTATTCACCAAAGACGAGACGAAGGAAGTGGATTTTTTGCAACGCGGCAAACCACGAATCATTGTTCCAAGCGGGCCAACGGAAACACAGGCAACAGTCAAAATCCGGCGTGGCCAGCAATTCTTCCGGCAGGCTGTTCTCAACGCTTACGATGTTCGTTGCTGCATCAGCGGTATCAACGTGCCGTGCCTGCTGATCGCAAGTCACATCAAACCGTGGGGAAAATT
The nucleotide sequence above comes from Candidatus Methylacidiphilales bacterium. Encoded proteins:
- a CDS encoding HNH endonuclease, which codes for MTKAPSVKWTREHLLIALNLYCKLPFGSFDSNNVVVKEVAAKMGRTPNSLAMKLSNLASLDPVQRARGIKGLDGASKQDQLMWDEFQGNLPMLGVESEQLLHDLFTKDETKEVDFLQRGKPRIIVPSGPTETQATVKIRRGQQFFRQAVLNAYDVRCCISGINVPCLLIASHIKPWGKFPNDRLNPQNGLCLSALHDAAFDEGLITLDEKLSVVLSNQLRGFFPQTALEQNFIPFEGKPIRLPDKLAEPDVDFIRFHREVIFKR